A single genomic interval of Nostoc commune NIES-4072 harbors:
- a CDS encoding DNA cytosine methyltransferase: protein MLTTGHIYCGGGGDTEGAIAAGYQSLWAVDNDPSAASVYRKRFPKILLIEQDIRSIADDFILGLPIPDVTIWGSPCPDFSLAGKRTGLAGVRGQLFFEGLRFLRLQRPSAFVFENVDGLLSADKATAFPQVIEAFTSLGYRCTWQLRNGNRHVPQNRERVFVVGYHGGGQGDTAKGREEIVAGNI, encoded by the coding sequence ATGCTTACAACCGGACACATCTATTGTGGAGGCGGCGGCGATACAGAAGGAGCGATCGCCGCAGGATATCAGTCCCTCTGGGCAGTTGATAACGACCCAAGTGCAGCAAGTGTCTACAGAAAGCGATTCCCAAAAATCTTGCTCATTGAACAAGACATCCGTTCCATTGCAGACGACTTTATTCTTGGACTCCCAATACCAGATGTCACAATTTGGGGTTCACCTTGTCCAGACTTTTCCTTGGCTGGTAAGCGAACTGGACTTGCTGGAGTTCGCGGACAACTGTTTTTTGAAGGACTCAGATTTCTTCGACTCCAACGCCCAAGCGCATTTGTCTTTGAAAACGTTGACGGACTCCTTAGCGCAGACAAAGCAACTGCCTTCCCGCAAGTCATCGAAGCGTTTACAAGTCTGGGGTATCGCTGCACCTGGCAACTTAGGAATGGCAACAGGCACGTCCCCCAGAACCGAGAGCGGGTTTTCGTCGTGGGCTATCACGGCGGAGGTCAAGGCGACACAGCCAAAGGTAGGGAAGAAATCGTTGCAGGAAATATTTAA
- a CDS encoding IS701 family transposase: MKETTPAAMPPCFEKWCHRFDEAFTHKAQKRGFRHYLGGLLGESERKNLSQLALNAIGVEYHQLHHFLTEAPWSDSKINELRLEIMNQCSQTRISRGFSLIIDDSGHRKSGNFTDGVGRQYIGEIGKTDNGIVVVTTHLYDGRKSLPLDIELYQHANSLPEGKQDSEFEKKTELAIKLIDRTIERKYQPGIVIIDAGYGNNTSFLLELEKRQLKYLGGVAKNRKITINISENIQQTIRIDELAQSLPKEAFTEIQLNLDKPRIVWVVTREIEISQLKGKRNIAIVMNASTFSEATDIDYFITNVSTSTVTPEWIVNTYSQRNWVEVFYREAKGWLGLKEYQVRDKRSLLRHFILVFCAYTFILWHQMTGGLRRRWANKPLNTFTEALEAFRTAMSYRFFDWLTHNRDVFAAYKASLGYIWA; this comes from the coding sequence ATGAAAGAAACAACTCCCGCAGCCATGCCCCCGTGTTTTGAAAAATGGTGTCATCGCTTTGATGAAGCGTTTACTCATAAAGCCCAAAAAAGAGGTTTTAGGCACTATTTAGGGGGATTATTGGGGGAAAGCGAGAGAAAAAACCTGTCTCAACTCGCTTTGAATGCGATAGGAGTTGAATACCATCAATTGCACCACTTTTTAACTGAAGCACCTTGGTCTGACTCCAAGATCAATGAACTTCGATTAGAGATTATGAACCAGTGTAGTCAAACCAGAATTAGTCGAGGATTTAGCTTAATAATTGATGATTCTGGTCACAGAAAAAGCGGTAATTTTACTGATGGAGTGGGAAGGCAGTACATTGGAGAAATCGGCAAAACAGATAATGGCATAGTAGTGGTAACAACTCATTTATATGATGGACGAAAAAGCTTGCCATTAGATATAGAGTTATATCAGCACGCGAATTCTTTACCAGAAGGTAAACAAGATTCAGAATTTGAGAAAAAAACTGAACTAGCAATTAAGTTAATAGACAGAACTATAGAACGGAAATATCAACCAGGAATTGTAATTATAGATGCTGGATATGGCAACAATACATCCTTTTTATTAGAGTTAGAAAAGAGACAATTAAAATACTTAGGAGGAGTAGCTAAAAATCGAAAAATAACTATTAATATATCAGAAAATATTCAACAAACAATTAGGATAGATGAATTAGCACAGAGCTTACCTAAAGAAGCTTTCACAGAAATCCAATTAAATTTGGATAAACCTAGAATAGTATGGGTAGTAACTAGAGAAATAGAGATATCACAACTGAAAGGAAAGCGAAATATTGCCATCGTCATGAACGCTTCGACTTTCTCTGAAGCCACTGATATTGATTATTTTATCACCAATGTTTCTACATCAACTGTCACACCAGAATGGATAGTTAATACCTATTCTCAAAGAAATTGGGTTGAAGTTTTTTATAGAGAAGCTAAGGGATGGCTGGGGCTAAAAGAATATCAAGTTCGGGATAAAAGAAGTCTACTTCGACATTTTATCTTGGTTTTCTGTGCCTATACTTTTATTCTTTGGCATCAAATGACAGGAGGGTTGAGACGCAGGTGGGCAAACAAACCTTTGAACACCTTTACTGAAGCATTGGAAGCCTTTAGAACAGCTATGTCTTATCGTTTTTTTGATTGGTTAACCCATAACCGTGACGTATTTGCCGCTTATAAAGCTAGTTTAGGCTACATTTGGGCTTAA